In Spinacia oleracea cultivar Varoflay chromosome 5, BTI_SOV_V1, whole genome shotgun sequence, a single window of DNA contains:
- the LOC110797165 gene encoding uncharacterized protein, with amino-acid sequence MNSKIFEEKYRDYVLVPLGLIVLGIYHLWLLFTIIRRPTTTVIGLNAVSRHQWVLHMMRDPAKNGVLAVQTIRNNLMASTLLATIAITLSSLISAIVSSSSNEIYTIHTTKYLSVLICFLVAFFCNMQTTRYYAHISFLLNVPESSDEGREEFIEYVSQQLNRGCLFWSLGLRAFYFAFPLLLWIFGAIAMFTCSCSMAILLYFLDTASSSPSYLYNGNVVKTNRSPDIESRGTDWSVDTNLHCSLLGNTKPDSTTDTVFTSGR; translated from the exons ATGAATTCAAAAATATTTGAAGAAAAGTACAGGGATTATGTATTAGTTCCTTTAGGACTTATAGTGCTTGGAATATACCATTTATGGCTTCTCTTCACCATTATTCGTCGTCCTACAACAACTGTTATCGGCCTGAATGCTGTTAGCCGCCACCAATGGGTTCTCCATATGATGAGG GATCCAGCAAAAAATGGTGTTCTGGCTGTACAAACAATACGGAACAACTTAATGGCGTCCACACTATTGGCGACAATAGCAATAACTCTGAGTTCCCTGATCAGTGCTATTGTGAGCAGCTCAAGTAATGAAATCTATACCATACACACAACCAAATACTTATCAGTTCTGATATGCTTCCTTGTAGCATTCTTCTGCAATATGCAGACTACCAGATACTATGCACATATCAGTTTCTTGCTTAATGTACCGGAATCATCTGACGAGGGGAGAGAAGAGTTTATTGAGTATGTCTCACAACAGTTGAATCGTGGATGCCTGTTTTGGTCTTTGGGATTGAGAGCATTCTACTTCGCTTTCCCTCTTCTGCTGTGGATCTTCGGCGCTATTGCTATGTTTACTTGTAGTTGTTCCATGGCAATTTTGCTATATTTCTTGGATACTGCTAGCTCTTCCCCAAGTTATCTTTATAATGGAAACGTGGTTAAGACTAATCGGAGCCCTGATATTGAATCAAG GGGAACTGATTGGTCAGTCGATACGAACCTCCATTGCTCGCTACTAGGAAACACCAAGCCAGATTCTACTACTGATACTGTGTTCACTTCGGGGAGATAA
- the LOC110797166 gene encoding uncharacterized protein, whose amino-acid sequence MDVKELDYVLVSLGLLVFGVYHIWLVIFIKRHPRHTVIGLNAESRCQWVFSLMEDPLKNGVLIVQTLRNNMMASTLLATTAITLSSIIGVFVSNTSTVTNASSKLVFGNKSEIISAVKYFALILCFLVAFLCNVQSIRYYTHVSFLATLPTSRCKREAMEYAARSLNRGSFFWSLGLRAFYLSFPLYLWIFGPIPMFGCCCLISFVLYFLDTTNDFTRQLHCESMKDRDYNCVESATAI is encoded by the exons ATGGATGTGAAGGAATTAGATTATGTGTTAGTGTCATTGGGTTTGTTGGTGTTTGGAGTTTATCACATTTGGTTAGTCATCTTTATCAAGCGTCATCCCAGGCATACTGTTATCGGCCTCAATGCTGAGAGTCGTTGTCAATGGGTTTTCTCTCTTATGGAG GATCCCCTGAAAAACGGTGTCTTGATAGTTCAAACTCTTCGTAACAACATGATGGCGTCCACCCTTCTGGCGACCACAGCCATTACACTGAGCTCAATCATCGGTGTATTTGTGAGCAATACTTCAACCGTCACAAATGCATCCTCAAAACTAGTATTCGGTAACAAAAGTGAGATCATCTCAGCTGTCAAGTATTTCGCCCTCATCCTTTGCTTCCTTGTAGCTTTTCTCTGCAATGTCCAGTCCATTAGATACTATACTCACGTAAGCTTCTTGGCTACCTTACCTACATCTCGATGCAAAAGAGAAGCCATGGAATATGCTGCACGAAGCTTGAATAGAGGGAGCTTCTTCTGGTCTCTTGGCTTACGAGCCTTCTACTTGTCCTTCCCTCTTTATCTGTGGATCTTTGGGCCTATCCCTAtgtttggttgttgttgtttgatatCATTTGTGCTTTATTTCTTGGACACCACCAACGATTTTACACGACAACTTCACTGTGAGTCCATGAAAGACAGGGATTACAACTGCGTAGAGTCTGCTACAGCCATATAA